A section of the Planctomycetota bacterium genome encodes:
- a CDS encoding zf-HC2 domain-containing protein, translated as MRILTCEETRAALSDLVAGELGMAEGRSLEAHLAGCARCTGVGEEIFWQDRVLAERAIELHGERLAARIRDILTGVRPKQVTEHLSAVRVRPRRRGAALRAAAAAA; from the coding sequence GTGAGAATCCTCACCTGCGAGGAAACGCGCGCCGCCTTGAGCGACCTGGTCGCCGGCGAGCTCGGCATGGCGGAAGGACGCTCCCTCGAGGCGCATCTGGCCGGCTGCGCGCGATGCACGGGCGTGGGGGAGGAGATCTTCTGGCAGGACCGGGTGCTGGCCGAGCGCGCGATCGAGCTCCATGGGGAACGCCTGGCGGCCCGGATTCGGGACATCCTGACCGGGGTGCGCCCGAAACAGGTGACCGAGCATCTGAGCGCGGTCCGGGTCCGGCCCCGCCGGCGGGGGGCGGCCCTTCGCGCGGCGGCCGCGGCGGCC